From a region of the Candidatus Pantoea bituminis genome:
- the secB gene encoding protein-export chaperone SecB: MSEHNTNEMQFQIQRVYTKDISFEAPNAPQVFQKEWEPDVKLDLDTASSQLADEVYEVVLRVTVTATVGEETAFLCEVQQAGIFTISGIDGSQMAHCLGAYCPNILFPYARECITSLVSRGTFPQLNLAPVNFDALFMNYLQQQQGEEGAEPHQDA; the protein is encoded by the coding sequence ATGTCAGAACACAACACCAACGAAATGCAATTCCAGATTCAACGCGTTTACACCAAAGATATCTCTTTTGAAGCGCCAAATGCGCCGCAGGTTTTCCAGAAAGAGTGGGAACCGGACGTAAAATTGGATCTGGACACTGCATCTTCACAACTGGCTGACGAAGTTTATGAAGTGGTGCTGCGTGTGACCGTGACCGCAACCGTAGGTGAAGAAACGGCTTTCCTGTGCGAAGTTCAGCAGGCCGGTATTTTCACTATCAGCGGCATTGATGGGTCACAGATGGCACATTGTCTGGGCGCATACTGCCCGAACATCCTGTTCCCATATGCCCGTGAATGCATCACCAGCCTGGTTTCACGTGGTACTTTCCCGCAGCTTAACCTGGCGCCGGTTAACTTTGATGCGCTGTTCATGAACTATCTGCAGCAGCAACAAGGTGAAGAAGGCGCTGAACCACATCAGGATGCCTGA
- the grxC gene encoding glutaredoxin 3, whose protein sequence is MANIEIYTKTTCPYCHRAKALLSQKGVTYQEIPIDGDMAKREEMIKRSGRTTVPQIFIDAQHIGGCDDLIALDFREGLDPLLQA, encoded by the coding sequence ATGGCGAACATCGAGATTTACACCAAAACAACCTGTCCTTATTGCCACCGGGCAAAGGCGCTGTTAAGTCAAAAAGGCGTAACGTACCAGGAGATTCCCATTGATGGGGACATGGCGAAACGTGAAGAGATGATCAAACGCAGCGGCCGCACCACCGTTCCTCAGATTTTTATTGATGCGCAGCACATTGGCGGCTGCGACGACCTTATCGCGCTCGATTTCCGCGAAGGTTTAGATCCGTTACTGCAGGCGTAG
- the envC gene encoding murein hydrolase activator EnvC translates to MKGKTTVLHTRTRHNGDNLPLLTHLSTLSFSLLCAGALLLPVTAQSADDNKSQLQSIQQNIAEKEKIVKAQKVQRSKLLDQLQSQEKVIAQASRQLRETRNSLSALNNEITQLAASITRLEKQQQQQETLLSQQLDAAFRQGQHNGVQLLLSGEESQRNERILAYFGYLNDARQQSIEELQKTRQDLDQQRNALQQKQQQQKSLLAQQQSQQDKLQQASTARKKTLSALENSLEKDQADLVEMRQNESRLQDKIAKAEREARERAAREAREAEKVRQRQAQAKSKGSNYQPTQSERELMARTGGLGRAGGQALWPVRGRVEHRFGEQLQGELRWKGLVIDAPEGTEVKAIADGRVLMADWLQGYGLVVVIEHGKGDMSLYGYNQSALVSVGAQVKAGQPVALVGTSGGRGTPSLYFEIRRQGKAVNPLPWLGK, encoded by the coding sequence ATGAAGGGAAAAACAACCGTTTTACACACAAGGACCCGTCACAACGGAGATAACCTGCCGTTGTTAACACACTTGTCCACCCTCTCCTTCAGCCTGCTTTGCGCGGGCGCGCTGTTGTTGCCCGTTACCGCACAAAGTGCTGACGATAATAAATCGCAACTGCAATCTATTCAGCAAAATATTGCTGAAAAAGAAAAAATCGTCAAAGCGCAAAAAGTGCAGCGCAGTAAGTTGCTCGATCAGTTACAAAGCCAGGAAAAGGTGATTGCTCAGGCCAGTCGTCAACTGCGTGAAACACGCAATAGCCTCTCTGCTTTGAATAACGAAATCACTCAACTCGCCGCCTCAATTACGCGTCTGGAAAAGCAACAACAGCAGCAAGAAACGCTGTTATCTCAACAGCTGGATGCCGCCTTTCGACAAGGCCAGCACAATGGCGTGCAACTCCTGCTAAGTGGAGAAGAGAGCCAACGCAACGAGCGCATTTTGGCTTATTTTGGCTATCTCAACGATGCCCGCCAACAGAGCATTGAGGAGCTGCAAAAGACCCGTCAGGATCTGGATCAGCAACGCAACGCGCTACAGCAAAAGCAGCAACAGCAAAAGTCACTGCTCGCACAGCAGCAGAGTCAACAAGATAAACTTCAACAAGCGAGTACTGCGCGTAAGAAAACCTTGAGCGCGCTGGAAAATTCGCTGGAGAAAGATCAAGCTGACCTGGTTGAAATGCGCCAGAACGAAAGCCGTCTGCAAGACAAAATCGCCAAAGCTGAACGTGAAGCTCGTGAACGAGCGGCACGAGAAGCGCGTGAGGCAGAGAAAGTGCGCCAGCGTCAGGCGCAGGCTAAATCGAAAGGTTCCAACTACCAACCCACACAGAGCGAACGCGAGCTGATGGCGCGCACCGGCGGTTTAGGGCGTGCCGGTGGACAAGCATTGTGGCCTGTTCGTGGCCGCGTAGAACACCGCTTCGGTGAGCAACTGCAAGGTGAACTGCGCTGGAAAGGGCTGGTTATCGACGCACCGGAAGGAACGGAAGTCAAAGCCATCGCTGATGGCCGTGTTTTGATGGCTGACTGGCTGCAAGGTTATGGGCTTGTGGTGGTCATTGAGCATGGTAAAGGCGATATGAGTCTTTATGGCTACAACCAGAGTGCGCTTGTGAGTGTGGGTGCTCAAGTGAAGGCAGGACAGCCTGTCGCTTTAGTGGGCACCAGCGGCGGCCGCGGCACGCCATCGCTCTATTTTGAAATCCGACGTCAAGGAAAGGCCGTCAACCCACTCCCGTGGTTAGGAAAATAA
- a CDS encoding glycosyltransferase family 9 protein, which translates to MRKIWKAKLLDKVIKSYLFLSRKRVETSLNAEALSPKHILIFSTTALGDFLFNTPAIRAVRKRFPDAQITLVVHEKYADFLKEGNDWNKLVFWNNKAITISRVLRSLKGEPPIDIALLLHSHEPYDYLCAILAGSRLILKDNYRDDIALRDKWLADYTIAFKGHVIERKLKLVEGLGCDVSDITMKLPFSVENKTANIHPVIGFQLGASTPERCWAPENFSQLAVLLLKQFQYLTLVLIGGPGDKGRAETFLRLLPANLHARIVNEVGDTSLPQLCRIINNMDLLVTGDTGPLHIAVTLNTPTLGLFVTANPYATGAFQNPDLHHLIYISRKKSHADLAHVMDVIKPERVAETAEFILNKIRAETLPEAKVHE; encoded by the coding sequence ATGCGTAAAATCTGGAAAGCGAAGTTGCTGGATAAGGTCATCAAAAGTTACCTTTTTCTGTCACGCAAGCGCGTTGAAACTTCGCTTAACGCTGAAGCGTTAAGCCCCAAGCATATCTTGATCTTTTCGACGACCGCTTTGGGCGATTTTCTCTTTAATACACCTGCGATCAGAGCCGTAAGAAAACGTTTTCCTGATGCTCAAATCACGCTGGTTGTGCATGAAAAATATGCAGACTTTCTTAAAGAAGGCAACGATTGGAATAAGTTAGTATTCTGGAATAACAAAGCTATTACTATTTCTCGCGTGCTTCGTTCACTGAAAGGTGAACCTCCCATTGATATAGCCTTGCTGCTGCATTCACATGAACCCTATGATTATTTATGCGCCATTCTTGCCGGTTCGCGTTTAATTCTAAAGGATAATTATCGGGATGATATAGCGTTGCGTGATAAATGGTTGGCAGATTATACCATTGCTTTCAAAGGTCATGTGATTGAGAGAAAACTCAAGCTTGTTGAAGGTTTGGGCTGTGATGTTTCTGATATAACAATGAAACTGCCTTTTTCTGTAGAGAATAAAACAGCAAATATCCATCCTGTTATTGGCTTTCAACTTGGCGCATCAACACCAGAGAGGTGTTGGGCGCCAGAAAATTTTTCTCAATTGGCCGTTTTATTGCTCAAACAATTTCAATATTTGACGCTGGTACTGATTGGCGGTCCAGGCGATAAAGGCCGGGCTGAGACCTTTTTACGGTTATTACCCGCTAATCTACATGCGCGTATCGTTAATGAAGTTGGAGACACCAGCTTACCTCAATTATGTCGGATAATTAATAACATGGATTTACTCGTAACGGGAGATACTGGCCCATTACATATTGCTGTTACGCTTAATACTCCGACGCTGGGTTTATTTGTCACGGCTAATCCCTATGCAACCGGAGCATTTCAAAATCCTGATCTGCATCATTTAATCTATATTAGTCGCAAAAAATCTCATGCTGATCTGGCACATGTAATGGATGTCATTAAACCAGAGCGCGTAGCAGAAACGGCAGAATTTATACTTAATAAGATTAGAGCAGAAACTTTACCAGAGGCAAAAGTACACGAATGA
- a CDS encoding rhodanese-like domain-containing protein, with product MQEIMQFASNHPILSLAWVVLLVLVIVTTVKGMFSKVKTISRGEATRLINKEDAVVVDVRSRDDYRRGHISGAVNVAAAELKKGNLGELEKHKAQPIIVVCATGQSAADSAAHLSAAGFTQVTVLKDGVSGWSGENLPLVRGK from the coding sequence ATGCAAGAAATTATGCAGTTTGCAAGCAATCACCCCATCCTGAGTCTGGCATGGGTCGTTTTACTCGTTCTGGTGATTGTGACTACCGTTAAAGGAATGTTCTCTAAGGTAAAAACTATCAGCCGCGGTGAAGCAACCCGCCTGATTAACAAAGAGGACGCGGTAGTTGTAGACGTGCGTTCGCGCGATGATTATCGCAGGGGACACATTTCAGGCGCAGTGAACGTGGCAGCGGCTGAGCTCAAAAAAGGCAATTTAGGTGAACTAGAAAAGCATAAAGCGCAACCCATAATTGTGGTGTGTGCGACAGGACAAAGTGCTGCTGATTCTGCTGCACACCTGAGTGCTGCGGGTTTTACGCAGGTTACTGTATTGAAAGATGGCGTAAGCGGCTGGAGCGGCGAAAATCTGCCGTTAGTACGCGGTAAATAA
- the gpsA gene encoding NAD(P)H-dependent glycerol-3-phosphate dehydrogenase — protein sequence MTNNASISVIGAGSYGTALAITLARNGHPVLLWGHNPAHLAQLQSDRCNTAFLPDVPFPDFLALEPDLVKTIAASRDLLVVVPSHVFGDVLTQIKPHLRDDSRIVWATKGLEKETGRLLQDVAREILGDAIPLAVISGPTFAKELAAGLPTAIALASTDAQFAEDLQQKLHCGKSFRVYNNPDFIGVQLGGAVKNVIAIGAGISDGIGFGANARTALITRGLAEMSRLGAALGADPTTFMGMAGLGDLVLTCTDNQSRNRRFGMMLGQGEDVDSAQRIIGQVVEGYRNTKEVKALAARVGVEMPITEQIYQVLYCEKPARDAALSLLGRTRKDENSSS from the coding sequence ATGACAAATAACGCTTCGATTAGCGTCATCGGTGCCGGCTCGTACGGCACCGCTTTGGCGATTACCCTGGCCCGCAACGGCCATCCGGTATTGTTGTGGGGACACAACCCTGCGCATCTGGCGCAACTCCAATCTGACCGCTGTAACACCGCTTTCCTGCCCGATGTGCCTTTTCCTGACTTTCTTGCGCTTGAACCCGATCTGGTAAAAACCATTGCTGCCAGTCGCGATCTATTAGTCGTGGTGCCGAGCCATGTTTTTGGCGACGTGCTCACGCAAATCAAACCGCATTTGCGTGATGATTCTCGAATCGTCTGGGCGACCAAAGGTTTGGAAAAGGAAACCGGGCGTTTACTGCAAGATGTAGCACGCGAGATATTGGGCGATGCGATTCCGCTGGCGGTGATTTCGGGTCCAACATTTGCAAAAGAACTGGCGGCAGGATTGCCTACGGCGATTGCGTTGGCCTCTACCGATGCGCAATTCGCTGAAGATTTGCAGCAAAAGCTGCATTGCGGCAAAAGCTTCCGCGTCTATAACAATCCTGATTTCATTGGCGTCCAGTTGGGCGGCGCAGTGAAAAACGTTATCGCGATTGGTGCAGGTATTTCTGATGGTATCGGCTTTGGTGCCAATGCGCGTACGGCCTTAATCACTCGCGGGTTGGCAGAAATGAGCCGCCTGGGAGCGGCATTGGGCGCTGATCCTACCACCTTCATGGGAATGGCAGGATTAGGCGATCTTGTGCTGACCTGTACCGATAATCAGTCACGTAACCGTCGTTTTGGCATGATGCTGGGGCAAGGCGAGGATGTTGACAGTGCGCAACGCATTATCGGACAAGTTGTAGAAGGATACAGAAACACTAAGGAAGTCAAAGCGTTAGCAGCTCGTGTTGGTGTAGAAATGCCGATAACTGAGCAGATTTATCAGGTGCTATATTGCGAAAAACCGGCGCGGGATGCAGCATTGAGTCTGCTGGGGCGTACAAGGAAGGACGAAAACAGCAGCAGCTAA